From a single Apium graveolens cultivar Ventura chromosome 2, ASM990537v1, whole genome shotgun sequence genomic region:
- the LOC141702805 gene encoding uncharacterized protein LOC141702805, which produces MECSNRALARYARKAQFRPLTDIHRVETRPPKVFKGESMDISFREADARWVHHPHNDVLVISIQIGTKNVHRAFVDNGSSANILYYITFKKMGLPDQDMSGEDSWVYGFSGTGVRVMGSIRLPCTLGKSPLSVTKMLEFKVLNQESSHNVFLGRPFLREMRVITSIHHLTIKFSMPNRVGSIKGSQYDSRECYRQAVRGFRKDSHAEDTSDVDQEKSIEQPIEEIRIHYYVEQEDEHPSGLPQTTLYLEDAIRIEMLEEEEAMDTIVQTDFNGERLEGRFDVLQSLEQDEYEVDALPPEGVPLSVKYTKEVDAPAVQGAPSKEVDAPPEGDAPSLQDNEIHDSPDLDPRIPMPTEKMGPAEDTIEIPVDEKDPSKVLRIGSQLAPRLKEGLSIFLLANLDVFAWSHSDMESFYPEWLANPVPVKKPNGKWRTCVDFTDLNKACPKDSFPLPRIDQLVDATAGHALLSFMDAYYGYNQILMYEPDQEHTSFITDRGLYCYIGMPFGLIKAGATYQRLVNKMFKKQIGKTMEVYVDDMLVKSKKAEDHIADLAEMFHILRKYKMKLNPQKCVFGVESGKFLGFMVNHRGIEANPAKIKALLDMKSPTSVKQVQSLTGMIAALNRFVSKSSDRCKEFFKAIKGREKDFLWTPECEEAFLKIKEQLGNPPMLAKPEDGETLILYLAVSEYSVSAVLVKEEASH; this is translated from the exons ATGGAATGTAGTAACCGAGCCTTGGCAAGATATGCTAGGAAGGCCCAGTTCAGGCCTCTCACAGACATTCATAGGGTGGAAACTCGACCGCCCAAAGTATTTAAGGGCGAGTCCATGGATATCTCCTTCAGAGAAGCAGATGCCCGATGGGTACATCATCCCCACAATGATGTGCTGGTTATTTCCATCCAAATCGGAACCAAAAATGTCCATAGAGCCTTCGTGGATAATGGAAGCTCGGCAAATATCCTCTACTACATCACCTTTAAGAAGATGGGACTACCTGATCAGGATATGTCGGGGGAAGACTCGTGGGTCTATGGCTTTTCAGGCACAGGAGTTAGAGTCATGGGATCGATTCGGCTGCCATGTACTTTGGGGAAAAGCCCGTTGTCGGTAACAAAGATGCTTGAATTTAAGGTCCTGAATCAGGAATCGTCCCACAACGTGTTCTTGGGACGACCTTTTCTGCGAGAGATGAGAGTTATCACTTCAATCCACCACCTAACCATCAAATTTTCAATGCCAAATAGGGTGGGGAGTATAAAGGGTTCTCAGTATGACTCTCGGGAGTGCTACAGGCAAGCTGTGAGAGGCTTTAGAAAAGACTCCCACGCCGAAGATACTTCGGATGTAGATCAAGAAAAGAGCATTGAGCAACCAATCGAGGAAATCCGAATCCACTATTATGTTGAGCAAGAAGATGAGCATCCCTCCGGGCTGCCCCAAACCACATTGTACTTGGAAGACGCAATCAGAATTGAGATGTTGGAAGAAGAGGAGGCAATGGACACCATAGTCCAAACAGATTTCAATGGGGAACGGTTAGAAGGAAGATTCGATGTCTTGCAAAGCCTCGAACAGGATGAGTATGAGGTAGATGCCCTTCCCCCTGAAGGAGTGCCCTTATCTGTAAAATATACCAAGGAAGTTGATGCCCCTGCTGTGCAGGGCGCGCCTTCTAAAGAAGTCGACGCTCCCCCTGAAGGGGATGCGCCTTCTCTACAAGACAATGAAATCCATGATTCGCCTGACCTAGATCCCCGGATACCCATGCCGACGGAGAAGATGGGGCCAGCGGAAGATACAATTGAAATCCCTGTCGATGAAAAAGATCCGAGTAAAGTTTTGAGAATAGGATCTCAGTTGGCACCAAGGTTGAAGGAGGGTCTTTCAATATTTCTCTTGGCGAAccttgatgtatttgcatggagcCATTCTGATATG GAATCCTTCTATCCAGAATGGCTAGCAAACCCGGTGCCGGTAAAAAAGCCCAATGGTAAATGGAGAACATGCGTGGATTTCACCGACCTGAATAAGGCGTGTCCGAAAGATAGTTTTCCCCTACCAAGAATCGATCAGTTGGTCGACGCCACGGCAGGACATGCCTTGCTCAGCTTCATGGACGCATACTACGGGTATAACCAAATTCTTATGTATGAGCCTGACCAGGAGCACACCTCCTTTATTACTGATAGAGGGCTCTATTGCTATATCGGAATGCCATTCGGTCTAATCAAAGCCGGTGCCACTTATCAAAGATTGGTAAACAAAATGTTCAAGAAGCAGATTGGGAAGACGatggaagtgtatgtggatgacatgctCGTAAAGTCGAAAAAGGCGGAAGACCACATCGCCGACTTAGCTGAAATGTTccatattctgagaaaatataaGATGAAACTAAACCCGCAGAAGTGTGTGTTTGGTGTGGAGTCGGGGAAATTCTTGGGATTCATGGTCAATCACCGGGGGATTGAGGCTAACCCGGCAAAAATTAAAGCTCTGCTAGACATGAAATCTCCCACCAGCGTCAAACAAGTACAGAGTCTGACAGGAATGATTGCGGCCCTGAATCGATTTGTCTCAAAGTCATCAGATAGGTGCAAAGAATTCTTCAAGGCAATCAAAGGAAGGGAGAAGGATTTTCTGTGGACTCCTGAGTGTGAAGAAgcttttctgaaaatcaaagagCAGTTGGGAAATCCTCCAATGTTGGCCAAGCCAGAAGACGGAGAAACATTGATTCTTTACTTGGCGGTGTCTGAATACTCCGTCAGCGCGGTATTGGTAAAGGAAGAAGCAAGCCACTAG
- the LOC141702799 gene encoding uncharacterized protein LOC141702799, with product MEKLVYALILVVRKLRPYFQAHRIEVRTAYPLRHILHKPESSGRMLKWAVELGQFDLEYFPRTAIKGQALADFILEFDAEVDDKAIVLAEPTSQGSSHDEKRQELPHPWWILHVDGAVNNNGSGAGIVLVTPEGHSLMSAIHFKFYATNNDVEYEALINGLKLALEVGAMNLIVRSDSELVVNQVNGGFQARGPRMKLYMRCAQRLLKKILSTRLESAPREENSNADALAEMGSQMDNVQLGQIPLGIQEIPSIPEVEVF from the coding sequence ATGGAAAAACTGGTGTACGCACTCATTCTTGTGGTACGAAAGTTAAGACCATATTTTCAGGCTCACCGGATAGAAGTTCGCACCGCTTATCCGCTTCGGCATATTCTACATAAACCTGAATCGTCAGGGAGAATGTTAAAATGGGCAGTAGAGCTAGGACAATTCGATTTGGAGTATTTTCCTCGCACTGCAATTAAGGGACAAGCGCTGGCTGATTTCATACTTGAGTTCGATGCAGAAGTTGATGACAAGGCCATAGTGTTGGCAGAACCTACCTCGCAAGGAAGTTCTCATGATGAAAAGAGGCAGGAACTACCACACCCTTGGTGGATATTACATGTCGACGGGGCCGTGAACAATAATGGATCAGGTGCCGGGATTGTCTTGGTCACTCCGGAAGGGCACAGTTTGATGAGTGCTATCCATTTCAAATTCTACGCTACTAACAATGATGTTGAGTATGAAGCATTGATCAACGGTCTGAAACTAGCTCTGGAGGTGGGGGCCATGAATTTGATAGTCCGGAGCGATTCCGAATTAGTTGTGAACCAGGTCAACGGAGGTTTTCAGGCCCGGGGACCTCGGATGAAGTTATATATGAGATGTGCACAACGCCTATTGAAAAAGATTTTAAGTACCAGGCTAGAAAGTGCCCCGCGAGAAGAAAATAGTAATGCGGATGCTTTGGCTGAAATGGGGTCACAGATGGACAACGTCCAACTTGGACAAATCCCTTTGGGAATCCAAGAAATCCCAAGTATTCCGGAGGTGGAGGTGTTTTAG
- the LOC141702785 gene encoding uncharacterized protein LOC141702785, whose product MSLDISCFTQLLQKHANKKSGTRINPNWPIKAFGKTVLKDLQIDFKDHILRKARRKCMRIINGTLEELWDYKSELLKRNPNSTVEIELDPVNDRTFRRMCICLGGLKHGFKLGCRKVLGFDGCHLKSAYKGQLLCAMGVDGNNCMCPLAYALVEAERLDSWRWFLALVATDLNIGSGEGWIFISDKQKGLLNVVDEMLPLDEHRYCVKHMHNNFKGKFGGRALKDRLWSCARASNVEAFQTNMNYMKEESEGAWKWLTEVPFHHWSRAHFRNDSKCDILLNNMCETFNRCILRAREQGVLVMLEMIREYLMRRLQNKRDEIEGWGPNKLTPKTLKLLDKYKKWSKGCYSTYAGYNEFEVTTVNESKYAVHIGDRTCGCRRWDLSGIPCHHGISCINRLGKNMEDYVDPVYSVERYEKTYSGIIFPMNGHSSWEKHNIFMRSPPPTVEKQPGRPTKKRRPEIPDIIEKEYNGVRILSKTTQASVRCGECHQVGHNRRTCPKLHPQTEAPIEPNPLVDVNPTDEEEIQETNNQIEGGQLDEHNEMLLDFPDEGPPMTQPSQTVNSESICCF is encoded by the exons ATGTCCTTGGATATTAGTTGCTTCACTCAACTTTTACAAAAGCATGCAAATAAAAAAAGTGGGACCAG AATCAATCCCAACTGGCCAATTAAGGCCTTTGGCAAGACTGTCTTGAAAGATTTGCAGATTGACTTCAAGGACCATATTTTGAGAAAAGCTAGGAGAAAGTGCATGAGGATCATTAATGGCACCCTTGAGGAACTGTGGGATTATAAATCTGAGTTACTCAAGAGAAATCCCAACTCCACAGTTGAGATTGAGTTAGACCCAG TTAATGACAGGACCTTCAGAAGGATGTGTATTTGCTTAGGTGGGTTGAAACATGGATTTAAGCTTGGTTGTAGGAAGGTTCTTGGATTTGATGGCTGCCATTTAAAGTCAGCATACAAAGGTCAGTTGCTATGTGCTATGGGAGTAGatggtaataattgtatgtgcCCTCTAGCGTATGCCTTGGTTGAAGCTGAGAGACTGGATTCTTGGAGGTGGTTCTTGGCCTTAGTTGCTACAGATTTAAACATAGGTTCTGGGGAGGGTTGGATATTTATTAGTGATAAACAGAAGGGATTGTTGAATGTAGTAGATGAAATGTTACCCTTGGATGAGCATAGGTATTGTGTTAAGCATATGCATAACAACTTCAAGGGTAAGTTTGGAGGCAGAGCCTTgaaagatagattatggagttGTGCTAGGGCTTCAAATGTGGAAGCATTTCAAACCAACATGAACTACATGAAAGAGGAGAGTGAGGGTGCTTGGAAGTGGTTGACAGAAGTCCCTTTCCATCACTGGAGTAGAGCTCATTTCAGGAATGACAGCAAGTGTGACATTCTATTGAATAACATGTGTGAAACTTTCAATAGATGCATACTTAGGGCTAGAGAGCAGGGTGTTTTAGTCATGCTAGAGATGATAAGGGAGTATCTCATGAGGAGGTTGCAGAATAAGAGGGATGAAATAGAAGGTTGGGGTCCAAATAAGCTAACACCTAAGACATTGAAGCTTCTTGATAAATACAAGAAATGGAGTAAAGGTTGCTACTCGACTTATGCAGGATATAATGAATTTGAGGTCACAACTGTAAATGAATCTAAGTATGCAGTCCATATTGGTGACAGAACATGTGGATGCAGGAGGTGGGACCTCAGTGGCATACCATGTCACCATGGCATAAGTTGCATAAATAGGTTGGGAAAAAATATGGAGGATTATGTGGATCCAGTTTATTCAGTGGAGAGGTATGAGAAAACATATTCTGGAATTATTTTCCCTATGAATGGACATAGTTCCTGGGAAAAGCACAATATTTTTATGAGATCCCCCCCCCCCACAGTGGAGAAGCAACCAGGAAGGCCAACAAAGAAGAGAAGGCCTGAGATTCCAGATATCATTGAGAAAGAATATAATGGAGTTAGAATTTTGAGCAAGACTACTCAAGCAAGTGTGAG GTGTGGTGAGTGTCACCAAGTAGGACATAACAGGAGGACATGTCCCAAACTACATCCTCAAACTGAAGCTCCAATTGAACCTAACCCCTTGGTTGATGTAAATCCAACTGATGAAGAAGAAATTCAAGAAACCAACAATCAAATTGAAGGCGGACAACTTGATGAGCACAATGAGATGCTCTTAGATTTTCCTGATGAAGGGCCACCAATGACACAACCAAGCCAAACTGTAAATTCTGAATCAATTTGTTGCTTTTGA